A genomic window from Candidatus Methylacidiphilum fumarolicum includes:
- the uvrB gene encoding excinuclease ABC subunit UvrB yields the protein MFAEALNKKFRVVSPFEPCGDQGKAIEELAAGIEAGTKHQVLLGVTGSGKTFTIAKCIEKVQRPTLVICHNKTLAAQLYSEYKQFFPDAAVEYFVSYFDYYQPEAYIPSTDTYIEKDSSVNVEIERLRLSATNSLLTRRDVIVVASVSCIYGLGSPEDYESLCCQVEVGQNLSRNQFLAMLIEMLYERNDVELTRGKFRVRGDVVEICHVSPDKGLRIEFFADRIDRITEFELLTGRSVCRLQKELIFPASHFVTTSEKLRKAIQSIRKELDERIAELESRGKLLEAQRLRLRTENDLEMLEELGFCSGIENYSRHLSGRAPGSAPYTLLDFFPKDFLTVIDESHATIPQIQGMYEGDMSRKRTLVEHGFRLPSALDNRPLSFTEFEQKIGQVIYVSATPGEYELRKTEGKVIEQIIRPTGLLDPEVEVRPLEGQIDDVIKESYDRIKDGQRVLILTLTKQTAEDLADYLRDLGFKVRYLHSELDAIERVEILRGLRAGDFDVLVGINLLREGLDLPEVSLVCILDADKEGYLRSEKSLIQIAGRAARHENGKVILYADVMTQSIQKLISVTQYRRNKQLLYNQEHGITPRSVKAKELVSLHGLIRSEAKEPIHLKGIDQNADYMEMIKELSAAMVEASARLEFEKAALYRDQIEELKRRLQNGKENKANVPIVPSLKRQKKKTAKGSLKKT from the coding sequence TCTGTCACAATAAAACATTAGCTGCGCAGTTATATAGCGAATACAAACAGTTTTTCCCTGATGCTGCGGTGGAGTATTTTGTTTCCTATTTTGATTATTACCAACCGGAAGCCTATATTCCGAGCACTGATACATACATAGAAAAAGACTCGAGTGTGAATGTAGAAATAGAAAGACTTCGGCTTTCTGCAACCAACTCGCTGCTGACTCGTCGTGACGTCATTGTTGTTGCCAGCGTTTCCTGCATTTATGGCTTGGGTTCTCCAGAGGACTACGAAAGCTTATGTTGTCAAGTTGAAGTTGGCCAGAATCTCTCAAGAAACCAGTTTCTAGCTATGCTTATCGAGATGCTCTACGAAAGAAACGATGTGGAGTTAACCCGGGGAAAGTTTCGTGTCAGAGGGGATGTTGTCGAAATCTGCCATGTCTCTCCAGATAAGGGATTGAGAATCGAATTTTTTGCAGATCGAATCGATCGTATTACCGAATTCGAATTGCTTACAGGCCGAAGTGTGTGCCGGCTTCAAAAGGAGTTAATCTTTCCGGCAAGTCACTTTGTGACGACCTCTGAGAAATTAAGAAAAGCAATCCAGTCGATTCGAAAGGAACTTGATGAGCGCATCGCGGAGTTGGAGTCTAGAGGGAAGTTGCTTGAAGCCCAGCGATTGAGATTAAGAACGGAAAACGATCTAGAAATGCTTGAAGAACTTGGTTTTTGTAGCGGAATAGAAAATTACAGTAGACATTTAAGCGGACGAGCTCCAGGTTCTGCTCCCTACACCTTACTCGATTTTTTCCCTAAGGACTTTTTGACTGTCATAGACGAAAGCCATGCTACAATCCCACAAATTCAGGGGATGTATGAAGGGGATATGTCAAGGAAGAGAACGCTTGTGGAACACGGGTTTAGATTACCTTCTGCTTTAGACAACAGACCGCTATCGTTCACAGAATTTGAGCAAAAAATAGGTCAAGTGATTTATGTTTCAGCCACCCCAGGGGAGTATGAATTAAGAAAAACTGAAGGCAAAGTCATTGAACAGATCATCAGGCCTACCGGCTTGTTAGATCCCGAAGTGGAAGTTCGTCCCCTTGAGGGGCAAATAGACGACGTTATCAAAGAAAGTTATGATCGAATAAAGGATGGACAAAGGGTTCTTATATTAACGTTAACCAAGCAAACAGCCGAGGATTTAGCCGACTATCTAAGAGATCTTGGTTTTAAAGTTCGTTACCTTCATTCTGAACTTGATGCCATAGAACGAGTGGAAATATTACGTGGTCTAAGAGCTGGGGATTTTGATGTGCTGGTTGGAATAAATCTCTTAAGAGAAGGATTGGATTTGCCGGAAGTCTCACTGGTATGCATTCTAGATGCAGATAAGGAAGGTTATTTAAGGTCAGAGAAATCCTTAATTCAGATTGCTGGAAGAGCAGCCCGTCACGAAAATGGTAAAGTTATTCTTTATGCGGATGTCATGACCCAATCGATTCAAAAACTCATTTCTGTAACCCAATACCGTAGAAACAAGCAGCTTTTATACAACCAGGAACATGGAATCACCCCAAGAAGTGTAAAGGCTAAAGAGCTTGTCAGTCTGCATGGGCTGATTCGGTCAGAAGCCAAAGAACCTATCCATCTCAAAGGAATCGATCAGAATGCGGATTATATGGAAATGATCAAAGAATTGAGTGCAGCAATGGTTGAAGCCTCTGCTAGGCTTGAATTTGAAAAAGCTGCTCTTTATCGGGATCAAATTGAAGAACTTAAAAGGAGGTTGCAAAACGGTAAAGAAAATAAGGCTAACGTTCCTATTGTTCCTTCTTTAAAGAGACAAAAAAAGAAGACTGCCAAAGGATCCCTTAAGAAAACCTAA
- the pyrH gene encoding UMP kinase, with protein MEFFDGVTQSPVYKRILLKLSGEVLSGETEHLDLEVARKIAYQIAEIYSLGVDIAIVIGGGNIWRGTMASHSEFLDRSTADYMGMLATIINGLALQGALEHLGIPTRVQTAIEVKNVAEPFIRRRAIRHLEKKRIVIFVAGTGNPFFSTDTAAALRASEIEAQVILKATKVEGVYDSDPKINPQAKRYEQLTYLDAIQNRLTIMDSTAFSLCMDNRIPIIVFDMFKPGNLKAVVCGAPVGTLVSDKVKSSIC; from the coding sequence ATGGAATTTTTTGATGGAGTTACACAGTCGCCGGTTTATAAACGGATTCTTTTAAAATTGAGTGGAGAAGTATTGTCTGGAGAGACGGAACATTTGGATCTTGAGGTTGCTCGTAAAATTGCATACCAAATTGCTGAAATTTATAGTTTAGGGGTTGATATCGCCATTGTTATTGGCGGAGGCAATATTTGGAGGGGGACGATGGCCTCTCATTCGGAGTTTCTCGATAGATCCACTGCTGATTACATGGGAATGCTTGCGACCATTATTAATGGGCTGGCATTGCAGGGAGCCCTTGAACACTTAGGGATTCCCACACGGGTGCAAACGGCTATCGAAGTGAAAAACGTTGCTGAACCTTTTATTCGAAGAAGAGCGATTAGGCATTTGGAAAAGAAAAGGATCGTAATATTTGTAGCGGGTACAGGGAATCCCTTTTTTTCCACGGACACGGCTGCTGCCCTGCGTGCCAGTGAAATAGAAGCGCAAGTTATTCTTAAAGCGACAAAGGTGGAAGGGGTTTATGATAGTGATCCAAAAATCAATCCACAGGCTAAAAGATACGAACAATTAACTTATCTGGATGCAATACAGAACCGACTGACCATTATGGATTCAACAGCCTTTTCTTTGTGCATGGATAATCGTATTCCAATTATAGTTTTCGATATGTTCAAGCCTGGAAATCTTAAAGCGGTGGTTTGTGGTGCTCCTGTTGGAACATTGGTCTCAGATAAGGTAAAAAGCTCAATATGTTGA
- the frr gene encoding ribosome recycling factor yields MSIDDVLLEAEDKMEKSVEKTRMELASLRSGKANPEMISNISVEAYETHMKLKDLAAITAPDVNLLVVQPWDLTLVESIRKAIEESKLGFNPVVDAKIIRIPIPPLSEERRMELIKVARKISEEGRVGIRAIRRHSLEELKKLGKEAHISEDEVERAEKEIQKLTDLYIEKVDKMLEVKEKDLLKV; encoded by the coding sequence ATGAGTATTGATGATGTGCTGTTGGAAGCGGAAGATAAGATGGAAAAATCTGTAGAAAAAACACGGATGGAGCTTGCTTCTTTACGTTCTGGAAAAGCTAATCCTGAAATGATATCGAATATCTCGGTAGAAGCCTATGAAACGCATATGAAACTAAAAGATTTGGCGGCCATTACGGCTCCAGATGTTAATTTGCTAGTAGTTCAGCCTTGGGATTTGACCCTGGTAGAATCTATACGTAAAGCTATCGAGGAATCGAAGCTTGGCTTTAATCCGGTGGTGGATGCTAAAATTATTAGAATCCCTATTCCACCCCTTTCAGAGGAAAGAAGAATGGAGCTAATCAAAGTGGCTAGAAAAATATCTGAGGAAGGTAGGGTTGGAATTAGGGCCATTCGCCGACATAGTCTAGAGGAATTAAAAAAATTAGGCAAAGAAGCACATATCAGTGAGGATGAAGTGGAACGAGCAGAAAAGGAAATCCAAAAGTTAACCGATCTCTATATAGAAAAGGTTGACAAGATGCTTGAAGTAAAAGAAAAGGATCTTCTGAAGGTATAA
- a CDS encoding DJ-1/PfpI family protein has translation MAQKKILMIVGDYAEDYEVMVPFQFLLGIGHEVVAVCPGKSKGQKIQTAIHDFEGEQTYSEKKGHLFELNADFEKVVPKDYDALVLPGGRAPEYLRLYPKVIECVRHFFDEQKPVAAICHGIQLLTAAKVLSGYRLTAYPTVGPEVDLSGASFVPTGFEEAIVDRNLVTAPGWPAHPKWLSLFLSLLGTKVIC, from the coding sequence ATGGCTCAAAAAAAAATTCTGATGATTGTTGGAGATTATGCGGAAGATTATGAAGTAATGGTTCCCTTTCAGTTTCTTTTGGGAATAGGGCACGAAGTCGTTGCTGTGTGTCCAGGAAAGAGCAAAGGACAAAAAATACAAACAGCGATTCATGATTTTGAAGGCGAGCAAACGTATTCTGAAAAAAAGGGGCATCTTTTTGAGCTGAATGCTGATTTTGAAAAAGTTGTACCTAAGGACTATGACGCTCTAGTGCTTCCAGGAGGTCGTGCCCCTGAGTATCTCAGACTTTATCCAAAAGTGATCGAATGTGTGCGCCATTTTTTTGATGAGCAAAAACCGGTGGCAGCCATTTGTCATGGCATACAGCTTTTAACGGCTGCAAAAGTTCTTTCGGGCTATCGCTTAACAGCTTATCCTACCGTGGGGCCAGAAGTCGATCTGAGTGGAGCAAGTTTTGTGCCAACCGGATTTGAAGAAGCCATTGTGGATAGGAATCTTGTCACTGCTCCTGGTTGGCCAGCTCATCCAAAGTGGCTATCCCTGTTTTTGTCACTTCTTGGAACAAAAGTTATTTGCTAA
- a CDS encoding NAD(P)/FAD-dependent oxidoreductase, which yields MERADCLVIGAGIAGASVGFHLAIKGLSVIILEKESSAGYHSTGRSAVFFRGSHGLPSVRLLTQASKQFFESPPAPFFSIPLTTPRNALFIARKEKKEFLERWFKDNQSAHLSLRKIPSEEALQMVPVLKKESVEGGCILESSGKDINQPKLLQGYLEGVLQSGGKIYYKAFVKRIEKQQTEWVVEANDKLFKAPLLINAAGAWADEVACLASIKPLGIVPKRRTVITFDPPTNYSVEHWPMVLEISEEFYFKPYCQEILASPADRTPSIPCDAKPEEADCILAIKRLEQATTIKIDKINRKWAGLRSFVEDELPVIGFDPEERGFFWVAALGGSGIETSPAVGEMAACLAINYKLPEFFSFYNIDPEKYSPARIKSKRGT from the coding sequence ATGGAAAGAGCAGATTGCCTTGTTATCGGTGCTGGTATCGCAGGAGCTTCTGTTGGATTTCATCTGGCGATTAAAGGACTTTCTGTGATTATATTAGAAAAAGAATCTTCCGCTGGATACCATTCGACTGGAAGATCCGCTGTGTTTTTTAGAGGAAGTCATGGCCTTCCTTCTGTTAGACTTCTTACGCAAGCCAGCAAGCAGTTTTTTGAATCACCCCCTGCACCTTTTTTTTCTATTCCACTCACTACTCCCAGAAATGCATTATTCATTGCAAGAAAGGAAAAAAAGGAATTTTTGGAAAGGTGGTTTAAGGACAATCAATCTGCCCATCTTTCTTTACGGAAAATCCCCTCTGAAGAAGCTCTTCAAATGGTCCCAGTATTAAAAAAAGAATCGGTAGAAGGCGGTTGTATCCTCGAGAGCTCCGGAAAAGACATTAATCAACCAAAACTATTGCAAGGGTATCTTGAAGGAGTCCTCCAAAGCGGTGGAAAAATCTATTATAAGGCTTTTGTCAAAAGGATTGAAAAGCAGCAGACCGAATGGGTAGTAGAGGCAAATGATAAACTGTTTAAAGCCCCACTTCTCATTAATGCCGCTGGAGCTTGGGCGGATGAAGTGGCTTGCCTTGCCTCAATCAAACCATTAGGGATCGTTCCAAAACGAAGAACGGTCATTACTTTTGATCCACCTACAAATTATTCGGTTGAGCATTGGCCAATGGTCCTTGAAATCAGTGAAGAATTTTACTTCAAGCCTTATTGTCAAGAAATCTTAGCTTCTCCTGCGGATCGAACCCCATCGATTCCTTGCGATGCAAAACCAGAGGAAGCAGATTGTATACTCGCCATCAAACGTCTAGAACAAGCCACTACCATTAAGATCGATAAAATCAACAGAAAATGGGCAGGTCTTCGTTCGTTTGTAGAGGATGAGCTCCCCGTCATTGGGTTTGACCCTGAAGAAAGAGGTTTTTTCTGGGTTGCTGCTCTTGGTGGCTCTGGAATTGAAACTTCCCCAGCCGTGGGTGAAATGGCCGCCTGTCTAGCAATAAACTACAAGCTGCCAGAGTTTTTCTCTTTTTATAATATAGATCCCGAAAAGTATTCCCCCGCCCGGATAAAATCTAAAAGAGGCACTTAA
- a CDS encoding glycosyl hydrolase family 28-related protein — MVRKKIGVSFIFSFCFFLLIESIFGRPTVFWISEPVDPADGVVLYGGGFDPKEEIFLWAVPDDDPKTNYIPFSFAKEKRVAVAPIQVSDQSIKFQIPAVFPPGIFGIEISENRFLINRPQIEWCQPARLLPGLKQDETYPGSELCIIGKNILLTTEDAQRMKVILVPKKDGQPVILEVIEAEKYCCRVKIPDNLSPGEFNLLVHNGHGGPAGWSEAYFLKVVAVNPWPNKIFNVKDYGAKGNGLTDDSEALRKALQAADANGGGIVYIPAGTYKVRGSFFIPPKTLLEGDGMDFSWLKWPDNAPLGEGDFVSTAFFSSGQFSLEELSISIRNAKRVLVDSSALKDEEFMGNSRDWEDLSALFKGKVAPLKESPSDVFIRNVRIQFFPFYGYPKENIESSLLWKILKWGLDRMDGLGYSVALGSLSNVEISGCEIIGLRQRAVHLKNGRITQNSFYNPMGAFCLTEIGGERLFVEDNWFADESSFYRRLLPLRYLYVAHNQFSEFGRGNRKALSFNLNFPMGKKRETPLKHFSLTANLSGNEMSFKENILTKDSLVGQEIVVIGHSSKREFFVRKVIANSEQKITIDRGTPLPVNQEVTIYFLPWDRPLISMVSSSEAIKTTLTEKNISPGLVGMDALIISGKGAGQLRKITALNANTLSLDKPWDIVPDFSSLLLFYQWEGKAIFYENQSQDCRFLFPLSGLAYDVIFDGNQVKRTQGIIASSGFFIQWLNNVLDVAVSYPVVENKDPLDQEIRSLNFGALGFLIDPNMTNLSNVPFEVIRGGILRSNRLAFGHQIIVGLGSEEGEFPAQALLAKDLLIDHNWFEHGLLGIELDKGIRQALLMRNIFFDVKEPIKIKEKKEIIVKD; from the coding sequence TTGGTTAGAAAAAAAATTGGCGTTTCCTTTATCTTTTCCTTTTGTTTTTTTCTTCTTATTGAGAGCATCTTTGGTCGGCCGACTGTTTTTTGGATTTCAGAGCCTGTCGATCCTGCCGATGGTGTTGTTCTATATGGGGGAGGGTTTGATCCTAAGGAGGAAATATTTCTTTGGGCTGTGCCTGACGACGATCCTAAAACCAATTATATCCCCTTTTCTTTTGCTAAAGAAAAGCGAGTTGCGGTTGCTCCAATCCAGGTATCAGATCAATCTATAAAGTTTCAGATTCCAGCGGTTTTTCCTCCTGGAATATTTGGCATAGAAATCTCCGAAAATAGATTTTTGATCAATAGACCTCAAATAGAATGGTGCCAACCTGCTCGGCTTCTTCCAGGGTTAAAGCAAGATGAAACTTATCCAGGTTCCGAGCTATGTATTATTGGGAAAAATATCCTATTGACTACAGAAGATGCCCAACGGATGAAGGTTATTTTGGTACCGAAAAAAGATGGACAGCCTGTAATCCTAGAAGTGATAGAAGCTGAGAAATATTGTTGTCGGGTGAAAATTCCAGATAATCTATCCCCTGGTGAATTTAATCTGCTTGTTCATAACGGTCATGGAGGTCCTGCTGGATGGAGTGAGGCTTATTTTCTGAAGGTCGTTGCTGTGAATCCTTGGCCCAACAAAATTTTTAATGTCAAGGATTATGGAGCTAAAGGAAACGGGCTCACAGATGATTCTGAAGCTTTACGGAAGGCCTTACAGGCAGCCGATGCCAATGGAGGAGGCATAGTATATATTCCGGCGGGAACATACAAAGTGAGAGGTAGTTTTTTTATTCCGCCAAAAACTTTGTTGGAAGGGGATGGAATGGATTTTTCTTGGCTGAAGTGGCCGGATAATGCACCTCTTGGGGAAGGGGACTTTGTTAGCACCGCTTTCTTTTCCTCTGGGCAATTCTCCTTGGAAGAACTGTCGATAAGCATCAGAAATGCAAAACGGGTTCTTGTGGATAGTTCTGCCCTCAAAGATGAGGAGTTTATGGGAAATTCTAGAGATTGGGAAGATCTCTCAGCACTTTTTAAAGGGAAAGTAGCTCCATTGAAAGAATCTCCTTCTGATGTTTTTATTCGCAATGTTCGAATACAGTTTTTCCCTTTTTATGGATATCCAAAGGAAAATATTGAAAGTAGTCTCTTGTGGAAAATCCTAAAGTGGGGATTAGATCGAATGGACGGGTTAGGCTATTCTGTTGCTCTAGGCAGTCTAAGCAATGTCGAAATTTCAGGCTGTGAGATCATCGGCTTAAGGCAGAGAGCTGTGCATTTAAAAAACGGTCGAATTACCCAAAATAGTTTTTATAACCCAATGGGGGCTTTTTGCCTCACAGAAATAGGAGGCGAAAGACTGTTTGTTGAAGATAACTGGTTTGCAGATGAGTCTTCTTTTTATAGACGCCTTCTCCCATTGAGATATTTGTATGTTGCCCATAATCAATTTTCTGAATTTGGCAGAGGCAACAGGAAGGCTCTGTCTTTTAATCTTAATTTCCCGATGGGAAAAAAGAGGGAAACTCCCTTGAAACATTTTTCTTTGACAGCCAACCTCTCTGGCAACGAGATGTCTTTCAAAGAAAATATTTTGACGAAAGATTCTTTGGTGGGCCAAGAAATTGTAGTAATAGGGCATTCGAGTAAACGGGAATTTTTCGTAAGAAAAGTCATTGCCAATAGCGAACAAAAAATAACAATCGATCGAGGAACTCCTTTACCAGTAAATCAAGAAGTCACTATTTATTTTCTGCCATGGGATAGACCGTTGATTTCAATGGTTAGCTCTTCTGAAGCAATAAAGACAACTCTCACTGAGAAAAATATTTCCCCTGGGCTGGTTGGCATGGACGCTCTTATTATTTCAGGGAAAGGGGCTGGTCAGCTTAGGAAAATAACGGCATTAAATGCAAACACTCTTAGCCTTGATAAGCCCTGGGATATAGTTCCAGATTTTTCAAGCCTTTTGCTTTTTTATCAGTGGGAAGGAAAAGCCATTTTTTATGAAAATCAAAGCCAGGATTGTAGATTTCTTTTTCCTTTAAGCGGATTAGCCTATGATGTCATTTTTGATGGAAACCAGGTAAAAAGAACGCAAGGCATAATTGCTTCAAGTGGTTTTTTTATACAGTGGCTTAATAATGTCCTAGATGTTGCTGTTTCCTATCCAGTGGTTGAGAATAAGGATCCTTTAGACCAAGAAATTCGTAGCTTAAATTTTGGAGCCTTAGGCTTTCTAATTGATCCAAACATGACAAATCTTTCGAATGTTCCTTTCGAAGTGATTCGGGGGGGAATTCTACGATCGAACCGTTTAGCATTTGGACACCAGATTATTGTAGGATTAGGTAGCGAGGAAGGAGAATTTCCTGCTCAGGCTCTTTTAGCTAAAGACCTGCTTATCGATCACAATTGGTTTGAACATGGCCTTTTAGGTATTGAGCTGGATAAAGGAATACGGCAAGCACTTCTAATGCGTAATATTTTCTTCGATGTAAAAGAACCAATAAAAATAAAAGAAAAAAAGGAGATCATTGTTAAAGATTGA